In one window of Mercurialis annua linkage group LG4, ddMerAnnu1.2, whole genome shotgun sequence DNA:
- the LOC126676500 gene encoding uncharacterized protein LOC126676500: MSSIMQSFQKRTLPVSHSNAEAASLRRRLSSLSLKIQRPIGRSKSMGDAAEVSSLRKWWDWGCSWILSRKPVFAQDLEMNEEETAILGCHSKGSWRHVFYKVRSEFKKIVGSHKVGLPQTCRYDSFSYSKNFDDGTSKIQD; encoded by the coding sequence ATGAGCTCTATTATGCAGAGCTTTCAAAAGAGAACTCTCCCAGTTTCGCACTCAAATGCGGAAGCTGCAAGCCTACGCAGAAGGCTATCCTCTCTGTCCCTCAAAATTCAGCGACCCATAGGCAGATCCAAATCAATGGGAGATGCTGCAGAAGTTAGTTCGTTGAGGAAATGGTGGGACTGGGGCTGCTCTTGGATTCTTTCAAGAAAACCAGTTTTCGCCCAAGATCTCGAAATGAACGAAGAAGAAACCGCGATTCTTGGTTGCCATAGCAAAGGGAGCTGGAGACATGTGTTCTACAAGGTGAGATCCGAGTTCAAAAAGATTGTCGGATCTCACAAAGTTGGCCTTCCCCAAACTTGCAGGTACGATTCGTTCAGTTACTCCAAGAATTTCGACGATGGAACCAGCAAGATTCAAGATtga
- the LOC126678281 gene encoding uncharacterized protein LOC126678281 gives MTSNPAESLNAALVHARELPVATLLMHLHDLQQEYSYKHRNIALNTITRMMKKHEDVLARNYVNSLKLEIKPTTNEMFTVMSNGDKYTVDMKERTCTCKRFETDEIPCQHVVVILNEMNRDPYQFCSKYYMKEAMLATYSETVFPMEKQDQWVIPQEVQDMIVLPPLHKTKSGRPKKQRYTSKWENNKNTKCTRCGKKGHNRKTCRNTPKRIKIQHVVNKNLF, from the exons ATGACTTCTAACCCAGCCGAGTCATTAAATGCCGCACTAGTTCATGCAAGAGAGCTGCCAGTTGCAACGCTCCTTATGCACTTACATGATCTCCAACAAGAATACTCCTATAAACATAGAAACATTGCCCTCAACACTATTACAAGGATGATGAAAAAACATGAAGATGTGCTAGCAAGAAACTATGTAAATTCACTCAAGTTGGAG ATAAAGCCAACTACAAATGAAATGTTTACAGTGATGAGTAATGGCGACAAATACACAGTAGACATGAAGGAAAGGACATGCACTTGCAAAAGATTTGAAACTGATGAAATACCATGCCAACATGTAGTCGTAATTCTCAATGAAATGAACCGGGATCCGTATCAGTTTTGTTCAAAATACTACATGAAAGAAGCTATGCTAGCAACATATAGTGAGACGGTATTTCCAATGGAAAAACAAGATCAGTGGGTTATACCACAAGAAGTACAAGACATGATTGTACTACCGCCGCTACACAAGACAAAAAGCGGAAGGCCAAAAAAGCAAAGGTATACATCTAAATGGGAAAATAACAAGAATACAAAGTGTACTAGATGTGGAAAAAAAGGACACAATCGAAAAACTTGTAGAAACACGCCGAAAAGAATCAAAATACAGCATGTAGTCAacaaaaatttgttttaa
- the LOC126678282 gene encoding uncharacterized protein LOC126678282 produces the protein MEFVLVMLQNSGQWIENKYIDFEVVGMMIQQDTTYSKLLESIYNELKLNLQEQKIDIKYQVKVQYPPLKIVDDSSFKFYMETKKNEKDFTMYPLSIVVHSDTLLIQAHQQSSKSISTGISYSNYTNNHSVTEMDTDTSPIQIPYSSDTYSKIRKYATLLAKDSVETSNIKEKEIDTEDKDVQIMSDPVQEIELKVGQSFKNKAVLQTYMRFHAIRHHYQQRTLKSCQRQLLLRCINDTCNWYLKASSSGKIKLFIIWNLNMKHTCPVDTRFNSQRQASSSHIAESIKHKFLNVKSKYTPTDIKNDLEMIDGVKISYMMAYRSREKAFEMLRGKPSESYKFLPTFLYMQATKNPGTLIDIEHCSPIMIVDGTFLKAAYGGTLLVATAQDAAGKLFSLAFAIVDSENGKSWEYFFTQIRNAFGWREGMCIVSDRHLSIDKAAAKVYPEAQHCVCMFHLLNNIKMNFKKNAKNIKEPFFGAAKAYTEKDFNYHMKELDELDARIRPYLEGIGNKRWSRFYVRTTGIRQ, from the exons ATGGAATTTGTACTTGTAATGCTTCAAAACAGTGGGCAATggattgaaaacaaatatatagATTTTGAAGTTGTTGGAATGATGATACAACAAGATACAACATATTCAAAACTACTGGAATCAATATATAATGAGCTGAAATTGAACCTACAAGAACAAAAAATTGATATCAAGTATCAAGTTAAGGTTCAATATCCACCATTAAAGATTGTTGATGATTCGAGCTTCAAGTTTTACATGGAAACCAAGAAAAATGAGAAAGACTTCACCATGTACCCTCTTTCCATAGTTGTTCATAGTGATACATTACTGATACAAGCTCACCAACAGAGTTCAAAAAGTATTTCCACAGGTATTTCATATTCAAATTACACTAACAATCATTCTGTTACAGAAATGGACAcagatacatctccgatacagaTACCATACAGCTCCGATACTTACTCAAAAATAAGAAAGTATGCTACTCTTCTTGCAAAGGACAGTGTTGAAACCAGCAACATCAAGGAAAAAGAAATAGACACAGAGGACAAGGATGTACAAATAATGAGTGATCCAGTACAAGAAATTGAATTGAAGGTAGGTCAATCTTTCAAAAACAAGGCAGTTCTACAAACATACATGAGATTTCATGCAATCCGTCATCACTATCAACAAAGGACACTAAAATCATGTCAAAGGCAGCTTCTACTCAGGTGTATCAATGACACATGTAATTGGTATCTGAAAGCTTCAAGCAgtggaaaaataaaattgttcatCATTTGGAATCTGAACATGAAACACACATGTCCTGTCGATACAAGATTTAACAGTCAAAGGCAAGCTTCATCATCGCACATTGCTGAATCCATCAAGCATAAATTTCTTAATGTTAAATCAAAATACACACCTACAGATATCAAAAATGATTTAGAGATGATCGATGGGGTCAAGATCAGTTATATGATGGCTTATAGATCAAGAGAAAAGGCATTCGAAATGCTACGGGGCAAGCCATCAGAATCTTACAAGTTCCTACCAACGTTTCTATATATGCAAGCAACGAAAAATCCAGGAACATTAATAGACATCGAG CACTGCAGTCCCATTATGATTGTTGACGGAACGTTCTTGAAAGCGGCATATGGCGGCACCCTTCTAGTTGCAACAGCCCAAGATGCTGCAGGAAAGCTTTTTTCTTTAGCTTTTGCTATTGTAGATTCAGAAAATGGCAAATCGTGGGAGTATTTTTTCACACAAATAAGAAATGCATTTGGCTGGAGAGAAGGTATGTGTATTGTATCAGATAGGCATCTGAGCATTGATAAAGCTGCAGCGAAGGTTTATCCAGAGGCTCAACATTGTGTTTGCATGTTTCACCTTCTGAATAACATCAAGATGAATTTCaagaaaaatgcaaaaaatattaaagagcCATTCTTTGGAGCAGCAAAAGCATACACGGAGAAGGACTTCAATTATCACATGAAGGAACTAGATGAACTAGATGCACGAATCAGGCCGTATCTTGAAGGTATCGGTAACAAAAGATGGTCGAGGTTCTACGTGAGAACAACAGGTATAAGACAATGA